Proteins encoded within one genomic window of Actinoplanes octamycinicus:
- a CDS encoding glycogen/starch/alpha-glucan phosphorylase, which produces MDLRQGIGLRRLGTTADEFQQDLLSSLYYRRGTTVESASPRDAYEALVLTVRDRLADRRARTAAAHFASNPRWVYYLSAEYLLGAQLEQNLLYSGTGEVAAEAVKVLGRSLEEIEDLDVEPGLGNGGLGRLAACLVDSMATRDIPAVGYGIRYDFGIFRQSLEGGAQAERPDDWAFQGNPWEFPAPDDRQVVHFYGHTEPVAGSPIRKRWVPGEIVLGEPSHMLVPGYGTETVNIVRLWRARGSEASFDLSRFSAGQYAEAVQEAVRAENISKVLYPDDSTELGRELRLKQQYFLCSCSLRDIIRRFRIRNQNWDDFAEKTVIQLNDTHPTIAIPELMRLLVDEYELDWDKAWSITRRTFAYTCHTLLPEALETWPVHLFERLLPRHLEIIYLINMLFLREVEDRFPGDTDRIRRMSIIGEEGERRVRMAHLAVVGTEAVNGVAELHSKLLRETVLQDFADLWPAKFQNVTNGVSPRRFVKLANPRLSDLITEGIGDDGWLTDLDKLAGLERLAGDASFAERWRAVKRANKIDLAAGDPDALTDVMIKRFHEYKRQQLKLLHVITMYHRIRANPTGDWVPRVVLFAGKAAPAYHAAKSIIRLINAVGATIAADPVVAPYLKVVFAENYNVTLAERIIPAADLSEQISLAGKEASGTGNMKLALNGALTIGTLDGANIEIRARVGEDNFFLFGLDAFEAAEMRIRGYHPREFYDRDAELKTALDSIMSGAFGGVGHEVAESLLGWDEYLTLVDYRSYLESQDEVEAAWRDRDRWTRMSILNTAHSGFFSADRTVSDYAARIWRVAPVTVPRED; this is translated from the coding sequence ATGGATCTTCGCCAAGGCATCGGTCTGCGACGACTGGGCACCACCGCGGACGAGTTCCAACAGGATCTGCTGAGCAGCCTCTACTACCGGCGGGGGACGACGGTCGAGTCGGCCAGCCCGCGGGACGCCTACGAGGCGCTGGTCCTGACCGTGCGCGACCGCCTCGCCGATCGGCGGGCCCGGACCGCGGCCGCGCACTTCGCCAGCAACCCGCGCTGGGTCTACTACCTCTCCGCGGAGTACCTGCTGGGCGCGCAGCTGGAGCAGAACCTGCTCTACTCCGGCACCGGCGAGGTGGCCGCCGAGGCGGTCAAGGTGCTCGGCCGGTCGCTGGAGGAGATCGAGGACCTGGACGTCGAGCCGGGCCTGGGCAACGGCGGTCTGGGCCGGCTGGCCGCCTGCCTGGTCGACTCGATGGCCACCCGGGACATCCCGGCGGTCGGCTACGGCATCCGCTACGACTTCGGCATCTTCCGGCAGTCGCTGGAGGGCGGCGCGCAGGCGGAACGCCCGGACGACTGGGCGTTCCAGGGCAACCCGTGGGAGTTCCCGGCGCCGGACGACCGGCAGGTGGTGCACTTCTACGGGCACACCGAGCCGGTCGCCGGCTCACCGATCCGCAAGCGCTGGGTGCCCGGCGAGATCGTCCTCGGCGAGCCCAGCCACATGCTGGTCCCCGGTTACGGCACCGAGACGGTCAACATCGTCCGGCTGTGGCGGGCCCGCGGCAGCGAGGCCTCCTTCGACCTGTCCCGGTTCTCCGCCGGGCAGTACGCCGAGGCCGTGCAGGAGGCGGTCCGCGCCGAGAACATCAGCAAGGTGCTCTACCCGGACGACAGCACCGAGCTGGGCCGCGAGCTGCGGCTCAAGCAGCAGTACTTCCTCTGCTCCTGCTCGCTGCGGGACATCATCCGGCGGTTCCGGATCCGCAACCAGAACTGGGACGACTTCGCCGAGAAGACGGTCATCCAGCTCAACGACACGCATCCGACGATCGCCATCCCGGAGCTGATGCGGCTGCTCGTCGACGAGTACGAGCTGGACTGGGACAAGGCCTGGTCGATCACCCGGCGGACGTTCGCCTACACCTGCCACACGCTGCTGCCGGAGGCGCTGGAGACCTGGCCGGTGCACCTGTTCGAGCGGCTGCTCCCCCGCCATCTGGAGATCATCTACCTGATCAACATGCTGTTCCTGCGCGAGGTGGAGGACCGCTTCCCGGGCGACACCGACCGGATCCGCCGGATGTCGATCATCGGCGAGGAGGGCGAGCGGCGGGTCCGGATGGCGCACCTCGCGGTGGTCGGCACCGAGGCCGTCAACGGGGTCGCCGAGCTGCACTCCAAGCTGCTCCGGGAGACCGTGCTGCAGGACTTCGCCGACCTGTGGCCGGCCAAGTTCCAGAACGTCACCAACGGGGTCTCGCCCCGCCGGTTCGTCAAGCTGGCCAACCCGCGGCTCTCCGACCTGATCACCGAGGGGATCGGCGACGACGGCTGGCTCACCGACCTGGACAAGCTGGCCGGGCTGGAGCGGCTGGCCGGGGACGCGTCGTTCGCCGAGCGCTGGCGGGCGGTGAAACGCGCCAACAAGATCGACCTGGCGGCCGGCGACCCGGACGCGCTCACCGACGTGATGATCAAGCGGTTCCACGAGTACAAGCGGCAGCAGCTCAAACTGCTCCACGTGATCACGATGTACCACCGGATCCGGGCCAACCCGACCGGCGACTGGGTGCCCCGGGTGGTGCTCTTCGCCGGCAAGGCGGCGCCCGCCTACCACGCCGCGAAGAGCATCATCCGGCTGATCAACGCGGTCGGGGCGACGATCGCGGCGGATCCGGTGGTCGCGCCGTACCTGAAGGTGGTCTTCGCGGAGAACTACAACGTCACGCTGGCCGAGCGGATCATCCCGGCCGCCGACCTCTCCGAGCAGATCTCCCTCGCCGGCAAGGAGGCCAGCGGCACCGGCAACATGAAGCTGGCGCTCAACGGGGCGCTCACCATCGGCACGCTGGACGGCGCCAACATCGAGATCCGCGCGCGGGTCGGCGAGGACAACTTCTTCCTCTTCGGGCTCGACGCCTTCGAGGCCGCCGAGATGCGGATCCGCGGCTACCACCCGCGCGAGTTCTACGACCGGGACGCGGAACTCAAGACCGCCCTGGACTCGATCATGTCGGGCGCGTTCGGTGGCGTCGGGCACGAGGTGGCGGAGTCGCTGCTCGGCTGGGATGAATACCTCACGCTGGTGGATTACCGGTCATATCTGGAATCTCAGGACGAGGTGGAGGCGGCCTGGCGGGACCGGGACCGCTGGACCCGCATGTCGATCCTGAACACGGCGCACAGCGGCTTCTTCTCCGCGGACCGCACAGTGTCCGACTATGCCGCCCGGATCTGGCGGGTGGCCCCGGTCACGGTGCCCCGCGAAGACTGA
- a CDS encoding IS110 family transposase: protein MWFCRDDGKVNGYMGQLIIGVDPHKRSATIEIINEREQVLARGRYGTDTGGYQQMLAAGRRHAGRVWAVEGCNGIGRHLAQRLVADGETVLDVPAKLAAKARNFDTGHGRKTDGHDAHHIAVTALRTPGLRRVHADGATVALRLLADRRDQLGVARTETINRLHQLLLELIPGGAKKNLTTDQARTLLERVSVPAGDIVTATRYQLAGDLADELTTLDTKIKAANRQLKTVLAATGTQLTSLNGIGPSGAARLLGDIGDISRFPTRGHFATWNGTAPIDVSSGDNHHHRLNRAGNRRINRVLHIMAITQLRFDTPGRAYYQRKRAEGKTAMEAMRALKRRLSDTVYRQMIKDDHTAQQTATGPGGHTGATLNSSAADPNPKIDTSEKSQPGPANHHPKTPLTPTP, encoded by the coding sequence GTGTGGTTCTGCCGCGACGACGGGAAGGTCAACGGGTACATGGGTCAGCTGATCATTGGAGTCGATCCGCACAAGCGGTCCGCGACGATCGAGATCATCAACGAGCGTGAACAGGTGCTGGCCCGTGGCAGGTACGGCACCGACACCGGTGGCTACCAGCAGATGCTCGCCGCCGGCCGCCGTCACGCCGGCCGGGTGTGGGCGGTCGAGGGCTGTAACGGCATCGGCCGGCACCTGGCCCAGCGGCTGGTCGCCGACGGCGAAACCGTGCTGGACGTCCCGGCGAAACTCGCCGCGAAAGCCCGCAACTTTGACACCGGGCACGGCCGTAAAACCGACGGTCACGACGCGCACCACATCGCGGTGACCGCCCTGCGCACCCCGGGCCTGCGCCGCGTTCACGCCGACGGCGCCACCGTCGCGCTGCGGCTGCTGGCCGACCGCCGCGACCAGCTCGGTGTCGCCCGCACCGAGACCATCAACCGGCTGCACCAGCTACTGCTCGAACTGATCCCCGGCGGCGCGAAGAAGAACCTGACCACCGACCAGGCCCGCACCCTGCTCGAACGCGTCAGCGTCCCGGCCGGCGACATCGTCACCGCCACCCGCTATCAGCTGGCCGGCGACCTGGCCGACGAGCTCACCACCCTGGACACCAAGATCAAAGCAGCCAACCGGCAGCTGAAGACCGTGCTGGCCGCCACCGGCACCCAGCTGACCAGCCTCAACGGCATCGGCCCCTCCGGCGCCGCCCGCCTGCTCGGCGACATCGGCGACATCAGCCGCTTCCCGACCCGCGGGCACTTCGCCACCTGGAACGGCACCGCCCCCATCGACGTGTCCTCCGGCGACAACCATCATCACCGGCTCAACCGGGCCGGGAACCGGCGCATCAACCGGGTCCTGCACATCATGGCCATCACCCAGCTCCGCTTCGACACCCCCGGCCGCGCCTACTACCAGCGCAAACGCGCCGAAGGCAAAACCGCGATGGAAGCCATGCGAGCGTTGAAACGACGCCTGTCCGACACCGTCTACCGCCAAATGATCAAAGACGACCACACGGCACAACAGACAGCGACGGGTCCGGGAGGACACACGGGGGCGACTCTGAACTCCAGCGCGGCCGACCCAAACCCCAAGATCGACACTTCGGAAAAGTCACAACCCGGACCCGCCAACCACCACCCTAAAACACCCCTCACACCAACCCCTTGA
- a CDS encoding SigE family RNA polymerase sigma factor, whose product MRDDAFRAYFERHHASLSRLAFLMTGESTVADDLAADALTEVWRHWERVQAADDPVAYGHGILMNLARQWVRRRGRERLLGLGLAGRAPSGSDVPAVLDVRSALRKLPHRRRACVVLRYAFDLSEREVAATLGISVGAVKSATSRGAKQLADLLGGAVTRIDGWEAAR is encoded by the coding sequence ATGCGCGACGACGCGTTCCGCGCGTATTTCGAGCGGCATCACGCGTCGCTGTCGCGGCTGGCCTTCCTGATGACCGGGGAGTCGACGGTTGCCGACGACCTGGCCGCGGACGCGCTCACCGAGGTGTGGCGGCACTGGGAACGGGTGCAGGCGGCGGATGATCCGGTCGCCTACGGGCACGGGATCCTGATGAACCTGGCCCGTCAGTGGGTCCGCCGCCGGGGCCGGGAACGGCTGCTCGGTCTCGGTCTCGCCGGCCGCGCGCCGAGCGGCAGCGACGTGCCCGCGGTGCTCGACGTCCGCAGCGCCCTGCGCAAGCTCCCGCACCGGCGGCGGGCCTGCGTAGTCTTGCGGTACGCGTTCGACCTGTCCGAGCGCGAGGTCGCCGCGACGCTGGGCATCTCCGTCGGCGCGGTGAAGAGCGCCACCTCTCGGGGTGCGAAACAGTTGGCCGACCTGCTGGGCGGGGCGGTCACCCGGATCGACGGCTGGGAGGCGGCCCGATGA
- a CDS encoding ATP-binding cassette domain-containing protein, whose amino-acid sequence MEKTHVADSHDLIRVHGARVNNLKDVSVEIPKRRLTVFTGVSGSGKSSLVFGTIAAESQRMINETYSAFVQGFMPSQARPDVDVLEGLTTAILVDQERMGADPRSTVGTATDANAMLRILFSRLGQPHIGSPQAYSFNVASISGAGAVTMEKGGVTTKERRSFSVTGGMCPRCEGRGSVTDFDLSALYDDSKSLNEGALTIPGYSMDGWFGRIFRGCGYFDPDKPIRDYSKRELNDLLHKEPTKIKVDGINLTFSGIIPAIQKSFLAKDREAMQPHIRAFVDRAITFTTCPECDGTRLSEGARSSKIGGVSIADACRMQISDLAEWVRGLDEPSVAPLLAKLQHTLDSFIEIGLGYLSLDRPAGTLSGGEAQRTKMIRHLGSSLTDVTYVFDEPTIGLHPHDIQRMNELLLQLRDKGNTVLVVEHKPEAIAIADHVVDLGPRAGAAGGEVVFQGTLAGLRASGTLTGRHLDDRASLKPDVRKPSGFLEVRGAGRHNLRDVDVDIPLGVLVVVTGVAGSGKSSLIHGSVAGRDGVVAVDQGAIKGSRRSNPATYTGLLEPIRKQFAKVNGVKPALFSANSEGACPNCNGNGVIYTDLGMMAGVATTCEVCEGRRFEASVLDYKVGGRDISEVLRMPVSEAVEFFAAGDARNPAAHKILERLADVGLGYLTLGQPLTTLSGGERQRVKLAVHMGEKGGVFILDEPTTGLHLADVEQLLGLLDRLVDAGRSVIVIEHHQAVMAHADWIIDLGPGAGHDGGRVVFEGTPADLVTTRATLTGEHLAEYVKS is encoded by the coding sequence ATGGAGAAGACGCATGTCGCCGACAGCCACGACCTCATCCGCGTGCACGGCGCGCGCGTCAACAATCTCAAGGACGTCAGCGTCGAGATCCCGAAACGGCGGCTGACCGTCTTCACCGGGGTCTCCGGCTCCGGCAAGAGCTCGCTCGTCTTCGGCACCATCGCCGCCGAGTCGCAGCGGATGATCAACGAGACGTACAGCGCCTTCGTGCAGGGCTTCATGCCGTCCCAGGCCCGTCCCGACGTGGACGTGCTGGAGGGGCTGACCACGGCGATCCTGGTCGACCAGGAGCGGATGGGCGCCGACCCGCGCTCCACCGTCGGCACCGCCACCGACGCCAACGCGATGCTGCGGATCCTGTTCAGCCGGCTCGGCCAGCCGCACATCGGCTCCCCGCAGGCGTACTCGTTCAACGTCGCGTCGATCTCCGGCGCCGGCGCGGTGACCATGGAGAAGGGCGGCGTCACCACCAAGGAGCGGCGCAGCTTCAGCGTCACCGGCGGGATGTGCCCGCGCTGTGAGGGCCGTGGCTCGGTCACCGACTTCGACCTGAGCGCCCTCTACGACGACAGCAAGTCGCTGAACGAGGGCGCGCTGACCATCCCGGGCTACAGCATGGACGGCTGGTTCGGCCGGATCTTCCGCGGCTGCGGCTACTTCGACCCGGACAAGCCGATCCGCGACTACTCCAAGCGGGAACTGAACGACCTGCTCCACAAGGAGCCCACCAAGATCAAGGTGGACGGGATCAACCTGACCTTCAGCGGCATCATCCCGGCCATCCAGAAATCCTTCCTGGCCAAGGACCGGGAGGCGATGCAGCCGCACATCCGGGCCTTCGTCGACCGGGCGATCACCTTCACCACCTGCCCGGAGTGCGACGGCACCCGGCTCAGCGAGGGCGCCCGCTCCTCGAAGATCGGCGGGGTGAGCATCGCCGACGCCTGCCGGATGCAGATCAGCGACCTGGCCGAGTGGGTGCGCGGGCTGGACGAGCCGTCGGTCGCCCCGCTGCTGGCCAAACTGCAGCACACGCTGGACTCGTTCATCGAGATCGGCCTCGGCTACCTGTCACTGGACCGCCCGGCCGGCACCCTGTCCGGCGGCGAGGCGCAGCGCACCAAGATGATCCGGCACCTCGGGTCGTCGCTGACCGACGTCACCTACGTCTTCGACGAGCCCACCATCGGCCTGCACCCGCACGACATCCAGCGGATGAACGAGCTGCTCCTGCAACTGCGCGACAAGGGCAACACGGTCCTGGTGGTGGAGCACAAGCCGGAGGCGATCGCGATCGCCGACCACGTCGTCGACCTCGGCCCGCGGGCCGGCGCGGCCGGTGGCGAGGTGGTCTTCCAGGGCACCCTGGCCGGGCTGCGGGCCAGCGGCACGCTGACCGGGCGGCACCTGGACGACCGGGCGTCGCTGAAACCCGACGTCCGCAAGCCGTCCGGGTTCCTCGAGGTGCGCGGCGCCGGCCGGCACAACCTGCGGGACGTCGACGTGGACATCCCGCTCGGCGTGCTGGTCGTGGTCACCGGCGTGGCCGGCTCCGGCAAGAGCTCGCTGATCCACGGGTCGGTGGCCGGGCGGGACGGCGTGGTCGCCGTCGACCAGGGCGCGATCAAGGGGTCGCGGCGCAGCAACCCGGCCACCTACACCGGCCTGCTGGAGCCGATCCGCAAGCAGTTCGCCAAGGTCAACGGTGTGAAGCCGGCGCTGTTCAGCGCGAACTCGGAGGGCGCCTGCCCGAACTGCAACGGCAACGGGGTGATCTACACCGACCTGGGGATGATGGCCGGGGTCGCCACCACCTGCGAGGTGTGCGAGGGGCGCCGGTTCGAGGCGTCGGTGCTCGACTACAAGGTCGGCGGCCGGGACATCAGCGAGGTGCTGCGGATGCCGGTCAGCGAGGCGGTCGAGTTCTTCGCGGCCGGCGACGCGCGTAACCCGGCCGCGCACAAGATCCTGGAGCGGCTGGCCGACGTCGGGCTCGGCTACCTGACCCTGGGCCAGCCGCTCACCACGCTCTCCGGCGGCGAGCGGCAGCGGGTCAAGCTCGCCGTGCACATGGGCGAGAAGGGCGGCGTCTTCATCCTCGACGAGCCGACCACCGGCCTGCACCTGGCCGACGTGGAGCAGCTGCTCGGCCTGCTCGACCGGCTGGTCGACGCCGGCCGCTCGGTGATCGTGATCGAGCATCACCAGGCCGTGATGGCGCACGCCGACTGGATCATCGACCTGGGCCCGGGCGCCGGCCACGACGGCGGCCGGGTGGTCTTCGAGGGCACCCCCGCCGACCTGGTCACCACCCGCGCCACACTCACCGGCGAACACCTCGCCGAATACGTCAAGTCCTGA
- a CDS encoding RICIN domain-containing protein, with amino-acid sequence MKPHRRSGDDRGSLPIAMMVVATGLVLSVAVLPMLLRQFTTARTMADRSTALAGARIGMDVVMARIAAAAYDTTGLLEDLPPCDKPITGDVGVGQEKMEYSVTVTYFDKDGKPMGCPLKTAPKTAKLTSQGQGAMNLAPAGSTPQYTSRSLEGDYTFALDNDTRKATGGSIRIDSSSVGNLCMDAVSKTPAAGAPVKMRLCDGSSTQQFRYTPELYIKLVNSETDTYPNGMCVFGTTPHAVGKAVVLQQCPSSTGSIVADYQWSLDNNSALKSTSPTRAVENYCISLTTASKVDTPLILGSCGSSSTLNIWRFDAGVGAGMAGEETNQLVNYSQFSRCLDVTNRSTSSTYMIAWFCKQDPNGVVDWNQTWYHPMPNDSAKETSKEGVIYVSTGGKRYCLKSPLVATSSSWVSVTTTGCPQTTVTSLTGIPNELIWNVKHNTGSYTTSYRIEDKKGLCLQPADLATGVKNVDLHSDGTSKVKVAVCSSNELQKWNAPPDISNSSPLSDVIEN; translated from the coding sequence ATGAAACCGCACCGCCGTTCCGGCGACGACCGCGGCTCGCTGCCCATCGCGATGATGGTGGTGGCCACCGGACTGGTCCTCTCCGTCGCGGTCCTGCCGATGCTGCTCCGGCAGTTCACCACCGCCCGTACGATGGCGGACCGCAGCACCGCCCTGGCCGGCGCCCGGATCGGCATGGATGTGGTGATGGCCCGGATCGCCGCGGCCGCCTACGACACCACCGGTCTGCTCGAGGACCTGCCGCCGTGCGACAAGCCGATCACCGGTGACGTCGGTGTGGGCCAGGAGAAGATGGAGTACTCCGTCACGGTCACCTATTTCGACAAGGACGGCAAACCGATGGGCTGCCCGCTCAAGACGGCGCCCAAGACAGCGAAGCTGACCTCGCAGGGCCAGGGCGCGATGAACCTCGCCCCGGCCGGCAGCACCCCGCAGTACACCTCGCGCAGCCTGGAAGGTGACTACACCTTCGCGCTCGACAACGACACCCGCAAGGCCACCGGCGGCTCGATCCGGATCGACAGCTCCTCGGTCGGCAACCTGTGCATGGACGCGGTGTCGAAGACCCCGGCCGCGGGCGCGCCGGTCAAGATGCGGCTCTGCGACGGCAGCAGCACCCAGCAGTTCCGGTACACCCCGGAGCTCTACATCAAGCTGGTCAACTCGGAGACGGACACCTACCCGAACGGCATGTGCGTCTTCGGCACCACGCCGCACGCCGTCGGCAAGGCCGTCGTACTGCAGCAGTGCCCCAGCTCGACCGGCAGCATCGTGGCCGACTACCAGTGGAGCCTGGACAACAACAGCGCGCTCAAGTCGACCAGCCCGACCCGGGCCGTGGAGAACTACTGCATCAGCCTCACCACGGCCAGCAAGGTGGACACACCGCTGATCCTGGGCTCGTGCGGCAGCAGCTCCACGCTGAACATCTGGCGGTTCGACGCCGGGGTCGGCGCCGGCATGGCCGGTGAGGAGACCAACCAGCTGGTCAACTACTCCCAGTTCAGCCGCTGCCTGGACGTCACCAACCGGTCGACCAGCTCGACGTACATGATCGCCTGGTTCTGCAAGCAGGACCCGAACGGCGTCGTCGACTGGAACCAGACCTGGTACCACCCGATGCCGAACGACTCCGCGAAGGAGACGTCGAAGGAGGGCGTCATCTACGTGAGCACCGGCGGCAAGCGGTACTGCCTGAAGTCGCCGCTGGTGGCGACGTCCAGCAGCTGGGTGTCGGTGACCACGACCGGGTGCCCGCAGACCACCGTGACCAGCCTTACCGGCATCCCCAACGAGCTGATCTGGAACGTCAAGCACAACACCGGCAGCTACACCACCAGCTACCGCATCGAGGACAAGAAGGGTCTCTGCCTGCAGCCGGCCGACCTGGCCACCGGGGTGAAGAACGTGGATCTGCACTCGGACGGCACCAGCAAGGTCAAGGTGGCCGTGTGCAGCAGCAACGAGCTGCAGAAGTGGAACGCTCCGCCGGACATCAGCAACTCCAGTCCGCTGAGCGACGTGATCGAGAACTGA
- a CDS encoding PulJ/GspJ family protein, which yields MRKRDDHGFSLMEVLVTTGILSVVTLVAVTAIIQIYSGTKQIEQNSITGDQLDTSFGRLDRELRYATYVSAVGSPAGVTTRFYLEFAIPPREKKPTDLTDPQPRCRQLMFDTAKKILTIKNWELPSTTPGTPATLATDVSLDNNAKPFEVYKPGDTPWIAASAGTTGVGAQFNATYLMVRVHFKATAGEVTQRFDNVFTTQNIGEETDLDGKDDNPELIDPTLQQCSTVGRP from the coding sequence GTGCGCAAGCGCGACGATCACGGCTTCTCGCTGATGGAGGTGCTGGTCACGACCGGGATCCTGTCGGTCGTGACGCTGGTGGCGGTGACCGCGATCATCCAGATCTACTCGGGCACCAAGCAGATCGAGCAGAACTCGATCACCGGCGACCAGCTGGACACCAGCTTCGGGCGGCTGGACCGGGAGCTGCGCTACGCCACGTACGTGTCCGCGGTCGGCAGCCCCGCCGGGGTGACCACCCGGTTCTACCTGGAGTTCGCGATCCCGCCCCGGGAGAAGAAGCCGACGGACCTCACCGACCCGCAGCCCCGGTGCCGGCAGCTGATGTTCGACACCGCCAAGAAGATCTTGACGATCAAGAACTGGGAGCTGCCCAGCACCACGCCGGGGACGCCGGCCACGCTGGCCACCGACGTGTCGCTGGACAACAACGCCAAGCCGTTCGAGGTCTACAAGCCGGGGGACACGCCGTGGATCGCGGCGAGTGCCGGGACCACCGGGGTCGGCGCCCAGTTCAACGCCACGTACCTGATGGTCCGGGTGCACTTCAAGGCCACCGCCGGTGAGGTGACACAGCGGTTCGACAACGTCTTCACCACGCAGAACATCGGCGAGGAGACCGACCTCGACGGCAAGGACGACAACCCGGAGCTGATCGATCCGACGCTCCAGCAGTGCAGCACCGTAGGGAGGCCGTAG
- a CDS encoding putative Ig domain-containing protein, translating into MRGQPSDRRMDEGFTLLEVLVALAVISTAMAGLGAFFVNGALTAAQQRDQRNAVRLASNALEQVRALEPSALLDGRGQSSVDQQWADLQTGPYKDKLTPYLATMSQEGIPNSTEGQNAALPTVPKTVTAGGVSFQQSILVGKCEVYVTRTDDCVRPLAEGDPKRPADTTSILEYFRVVVLETWQHKSCTAPDNQCSYLASTLVSSKKDDAKYSSTRAIPKIRPPDMKLFFRGIEAKEADGTAVYMKATGGNLPNTWSAVKLPDGLTINASTGVVTGTPTKAGVWTYATTGTYVKVVESAPPVGTLSPRSDNDQALGTKWQVIDQPKLAVPAPVSYVGDPVSLPAIVVDKTNSAVSYKYALTSVLPAGLTFDPATGAITGTASTTYSASIMVTASTATIDHPFELKFTHTVIQPLALQPIADQQVDLLSTVNLATTVTGGDGKYTFTATGLPAELSINATTGVISGGPVLIGGRYLPTVTVKDGTGATQTASFAMQVGSPTSTLQFTSPGVVVTSSKLQSVTLTVATNADDIGVNIKSIDATGLPLGVNLSGKGDKISGKPTLPGVYTVTLQATTGGKDSQTSKYTFVWTVL; encoded by the coding sequence ATGCGCGGCCAACCGTCCGACCGTCGCATGGACGAGGGCTTCACGCTGCTCGAGGTCCTGGTGGCGCTGGCAGTGATCAGCACCGCCATGGCCGGGCTGGGCGCGTTCTTCGTCAACGGTGCGCTGACCGCCGCTCAGCAGCGTGACCAGCGCAACGCGGTGCGGCTGGCGAGCAACGCGCTGGAGCAGGTGCGCGCCCTCGAGCCGTCCGCGCTCCTGGACGGCCGTGGCCAGTCGAGCGTCGACCAGCAGTGGGCGGACCTGCAGACCGGGCCGTACAAGGACAAGCTGACGCCGTACCTGGCGACCATGTCGCAGGAGGGCATCCCGAACAGCACCGAGGGCCAGAACGCGGCGCTGCCGACCGTGCCGAAGACGGTGACCGCCGGGGGCGTCAGCTTCCAGCAGAGCATCCTGGTCGGCAAGTGCGAGGTCTACGTGACCCGTACCGACGACTGTGTCCGGCCGCTCGCCGAGGGCGATCCCAAGCGCCCCGCCGACACCACCTCGATCCTGGAGTACTTCCGGGTGGTGGTGCTGGAGACCTGGCAGCACAAGAGCTGCACGGCTCCCGACAACCAGTGCTCCTACCTCGCCTCGACCCTGGTCTCCAGCAAGAAGGACGACGCCAAGTACAGCTCGACGCGGGCCATCCCGAAGATCCGGCCGCCGGACATGAAGCTGTTCTTCCGCGGCATCGAGGCCAAGGAAGCCGACGGCACGGCCGTCTACATGAAGGCCACCGGCGGCAACCTGCCCAACACCTGGAGCGCCGTCAAACTGCCCGACGGCCTCACCATCAACGCGTCGACCGGGGTGGTCACCGGGACGCCGACCAAGGCCGGCGTCTGGACCTACGCCACCACCGGCACCTACGTCAAGGTGGTGGAGAGCGCGCCGCCGGTCGGCACGTTGTCGCCCCGGTCGGACAACGACCAGGCGCTCGGCACCAAGTGGCAGGTGATCGATCAGCCGAAACTCGCGGTGCCGGCGCCGGTGAGCTACGTCGGCGACCCGGTGTCCCTGCCGGCGATCGTCGTCGACAAGACCAACAGCGCGGTGTCCTACAAGTACGCGCTCACCTCCGTGCTGCCGGCCGGACTGACCTTCGACCCGGCCACCGGCGCGATCACCGGCACGGCGAGCACCACCTACTCCGCCAGCATCATGGTCACCGCCAGCACCGCCACCATCGACCATCCCTTCGAGCTCAAGTTCACGCATACCGTGATCCAGCCGCTGGCCCTGCAGCCGATCGCCGATCAGCAGGTCGACCTGCTGTCGACGGTCAACCTGGCCACGACCGTCACGGGTGGGGACGGCAAGTACACGTTCACCGCGACCGGTCTGCCGGCGGAGTTGAGCATCAACGCCACCACCGGGGTGATCTCCGGTGGGCCGGTCCTCATCGGCGGCCGGTACCTGCCGACAGTCACGGTGAAGGACGGGACCGGCGCGACGCAGACTGCCAGCTTCGCGATGCAGGTGGGTTCGCCCACCAGCACCCTGCAATTCACGTCGCCGGGTGTGGTGGTGACCTCCTCGAAGCTGCAGTCGGTGACGCTGACGGTCGCCACCAACGCCGACGACATCGGCGTCAACATCAAGAGCATCGACGCCACCGGTCTGCCGCTCGGCGTCAACCTGAGCGGGAAGGGCGACAAGATCAGCGGTAAGCCGACCCTGCCGGGTGTCTACACCGTCACGCTGCAGGCGACCACCGGCGGCAAGGACTCCCAGACCAGCAAGTACACCTTCGTCTGGACCGTCCTGTGA